The following coding sequences are from one Bombus terrestris chromosome 14, iyBomTerr1.2, whole genome shotgun sequence window:
- the LOC100649711 gene encoding facilitated trehalose transporter Tret1 isoform X3, with amino-acid sequence MSQRSTIRRRSFESENIYSAPSSVVRESPIPIDPVWRQCLAAGIATLTMVIVGTVYGWTKTSLDHLTSGTTDMPLTLTHDEYSWIVSLTVPGSIIGSLVGALLADRCGRKCCLLLCCTIFTLGWFIIYYATTVSSLYLARVIHGIGVGIAYTINPMFVSEIADIHIRGVLGSLISVNVYAGSMLTCVLGVWLTYESLLLVLAIGSFICILLNTYYPETPYFLVTKGKMKQADKSIAYYKGIVDPQIADIELRTLRAQARYDFYPQSRYALQEQSSSALQSESVFTVHSEFIREEHPQPTGEVRLQPSRELHSQSTSEIHRPSTSEIHRPSTSEIHRPSTSEIHRPSTSEIHRPSTSEIHRPSLSEALRSSTSEIHRPSTSEIHRSSLSEALRSSTSEIHPEPTSEIHAPTRSQLHLRSTRNLTTQASVRSRGSTDIHETDMDESKYSSLTKLELILQRSSRKALLIMLGLTMIQHLTGNPKATQYLETLLSQKSIVIHPYGATLVQIVCLISGAFTLSTVEFVGRRRLLFLSTTGSCLTLLILEVYQLLAEHKYDESDVSALPVVDLIINQIVFQIGLGTIPNVLLCELFPTKITGVVAAIILIFNCIVGFIMPKLYKVMTDDIGLELNYHIIVLSCFFAFMLVELWIPETKGKTFQEIEALLLGRKLNSSRVEVRSDDEMDTHNI; translated from the exons ATGTCCCAGCGTTCAACG ATTCGCAGGAGATCGTTTGAGAGCGAAAATATATATTCTGCCCCATCATCGGTGGTAAGAGAATCTCCTATTCCCATCGACCCAGTATGGCGGCAATGCTTAGCAGCTGGTATTG CTACGCTAACCATGGTCATAGTCGGTACAGTCTACGGATGGACAAAGACTTCACTTGACCATCTAACATCTGGGACCACTGACATGCCGCTAACGTTAACACACGACGAATATTCATGGATCGTTTCTTTGACAGTACCTGGTTCGATAATCGGTTCACTTGTGGGTGCCCTGTTGGCCGATCGCTGCGGTCGTAAATGTTGCCTCCTTTTATGCTGTACAATTTTCACCTTAGGCTGGTTCATCATCTACTATGCAACTACGGTGTCAAGTCTATACCTTGCTCGGGTGATTCACGGTATAGGCGTTGGTATTGCCTACACGATAAATCCCATGTTCGTGTCAGAAATCGCCGACATCCACATCAGAGGCGTACTAGGTTCTCTAATCTCAGTGAACGTATATGCCGGGTCGATGTTAACCTGCGTCCTAGGAGTCTGGCTGACGTATGAGTCACTCCTGTTGGTTCTTGCAATAGGATCCTTTATATGCATCTTGCTGAACACATATTATCCTGAAACTCCATATTTCTTGGTGACAAAAGGTAAAATGAAGCAAGCAGACAAGTCGATAGCATATTACAAAGGCATCGTAGATCCCCAAATAGCGGATATCGAACTACGTACTCTACGCGCACAAGCCAGATATGACTTTTACCCACAATCCAGGTATGCATTACAAGAACAATCCAGTAGTGCTTTACAGTCAGAATCCGTGTTCACAGTACACTCAGAATTCATAAGGGAAGAACACCCGCAACCCACAGGTGAAGTACGCTTACAACCCTCGCGCGAATTACACTCTCAATCCACAAGCGAAATACACCGGCCATCCACAAGCGAAATACACCGGCCATCCACAAGCGAAATACACCGGCCATCCACAAGCGAA ATACACCGGCCATCCACAAGCGAAATACACCGGCCATCCACAAGCGAAATACACCGACCTTCCTTAAGCGAAGCGCTCCGGTCATCCACAAGCGAAATACACCGGCCATCCACAAGCGAAATACACCGATCTTCCTTAAGCGAAGCGCTCCGGTCATCCACAAGCGAAATACACCCGGAACCCACAAGCGAAATACACGCACCAACGAGAAGCCAATTACACTTACGATCCACAAGGAATTTGACCACACAAGCCTCTGTACGTTCACGAGGATCGACGGACATACATGAGACAGATATGGATGAAAGTAAATATTCCTCTTTAACCAAGCTGGAATTAATACTACAACGAAGCAGCCGGAAAGCTTTGCTTATCATGCTTGGCTTGACTATGATACAACATCTTACCGGAAACCCCAAGGCTACGCAGTATCTGGAGACGTTGCTTAGCCAAAAAAGTATCGTTATCCATCCATACGGAGCGACGTTGGTCCAGATTGTCTGCCTTATATCTGGCGCTTTTACCCTCTCAACAGTGGAATTCGTTGGAAGAAGAAGACTTCTGTTTCTGTCTACGACTGGGTCGTGTCTTACATTGCTGATTCTAgaagtttatcaattgttaGCTGAACATAAGTATGACGAATCCGACGTCTCTGCTCTTCCAGTTGTCGActtaattataaatcaaatagTGTTTCAAATTGGTTTAGGCACGATACCCAATGTTCTCCTATGCGAGTTATTTCCTACGAAAATAACGGGGGTTGTTGCTGCCATCATTCTGATTTTCAATTGTATAGTTGGTTTTATCATGCCGAAACTGTATAAAGTGATGACCGATGATATAGGATTGGAGTTGAATTACCATATCATCGTGCTATCATGCTTCTTTGCATTTATGTTGGTAGAATTATGGATACcggaaacaaaaggaaaaacatTTCAGGAGATTGAAGCGCTTCTACTTGGTAGAAAGTTGAATTCTTCGAGAGTAGAAGTTAGATCCGATGATGAAATGGATACTCATAATATATGA
- the LOC100649711 gene encoding facilitated trehalose transporter Tret1 isoform X1, with protein MSQRSTIRRRSFESENIYSAPSSVVRESPIPIDPVWRQCLAAGIATLTMVIVGTVYGWTKTSLDHLTSGTTDMPLTLTHDEYSWIVSLTVPGSIIGSLVGALLADRCGRKCCLLLCCTIFTLGWFIIYYATTVSSLYLARVIHGIGVGIAYTINPMFVSEIADIHIRGVLGSLISVNVYAGSMLTCVLGVWLTYESLLLVLAIGSFICILLNTYYPETPYFLVTKGKMKQADKSIAYYKGIVDPQIADIELRTLRAQARYDFYPQSRYALQEQSSSALQSESVFTVHSEFIREEHPQPTGEVRLQPSRELHSQSTSEIHRPSTSEIHRPSTSEIHRPSTSEIYRPSTSEIHLEPTSEMYRQSTSQVQPEPRSEMQEPSTSQIHRPSTSQTYRPSLIEVHRPPTSQIYRPPTSQIHRPSTSEIHRPSTSEIHRPSLSEALRSSTSEIHRPSTSEIHRSSLSEALRSSTSEIHPEPTSEIHAPTRSQLHLRSTRNLTTQASVRSRGSTDIHETDMDESKYSSLTKLELILQRSSRKALLIMLGLTMIQHLTGNPKATQYLETLLSQKSIVIHPYGATLVQIVCLISGAFTLSTVEFVGRRRLLFLSTTGSCLTLLILEVYQLLAEHKYDESDVSALPVVDLIINQIVFQIGLGTIPNVLLCELFPTKITGVVAAIILIFNCIVGFIMPKLYKVMTDDIGLELNYHIIVLSCFFAFMLVELWIPETKGKTFQEIEALLLGRKLNSSRVEVRSDDEMDTHNI; from the exons ATGTCCCAGCGTTCAACG ATTCGCAGGAGATCGTTTGAGAGCGAAAATATATATTCTGCCCCATCATCGGTGGTAAGAGAATCTCCTATTCCCATCGACCCAGTATGGCGGCAATGCTTAGCAGCTGGTATTG CTACGCTAACCATGGTCATAGTCGGTACAGTCTACGGATGGACAAAGACTTCACTTGACCATCTAACATCTGGGACCACTGACATGCCGCTAACGTTAACACACGACGAATATTCATGGATCGTTTCTTTGACAGTACCTGGTTCGATAATCGGTTCACTTGTGGGTGCCCTGTTGGCCGATCGCTGCGGTCGTAAATGTTGCCTCCTTTTATGCTGTACAATTTTCACCTTAGGCTGGTTCATCATCTACTATGCAACTACGGTGTCAAGTCTATACCTTGCTCGGGTGATTCACGGTATAGGCGTTGGTATTGCCTACACGATAAATCCCATGTTCGTGTCAGAAATCGCCGACATCCACATCAGAGGCGTACTAGGTTCTCTAATCTCAGTGAACGTATATGCCGGGTCGATGTTAACCTGCGTCCTAGGAGTCTGGCTGACGTATGAGTCACTCCTGTTGGTTCTTGCAATAGGATCCTTTATATGCATCTTGCTGAACACATATTATCCTGAAACTCCATATTTCTTGGTGACAAAAGGTAAAATGAAGCAAGCAGACAAGTCGATAGCATATTACAAAGGCATCGTAGATCCCCAAATAGCGGATATCGAACTACGTACTCTACGCGCACAAGCCAGATATGACTTTTACCCACAATCCAGGTATGCATTACAAGAACAATCCAGTAGTGCTTTACAGTCAGAATCCGTGTTCACAGTACACTCAGAATTCATAAGGGAAGAACACCCGCAACCCACAGGTGAAGTACGCTTACAACCCTCGCGCGAATTACACTCTCAATCCACAAGCGAAATACACCGGCCATCCACAAGCGAAATACACCGGCCATCCACAAGCGAAATACACCGGCCATCCACAAGCGAAATATACCGACCATCCACAAGCGAAATACACCTAGAACCCACAAGCGAGATGTACCGACAATCCACAAGCCAGGTACAGCCAGAACCCAGAAGCGAAATGCAAGAACCATCCACAAGTCAAATACATCGACCATCTACAAGCCAAACGTACCGACCATCCTTAATTGAAGTGCACCGACCACCTACAAGCCAAATATACCGACCACCTACAAGCCAAATACACCGGCCATCCACAAGCGAAATACACCGGCCATCCACAAGCGAAATACACCGACCTTCCTTAAGCGAAGCGCTCCGGTCATCCACAAGCGAAATACACCGGCCATCCACAAGCGAAATACACCGATCTTCCTTAAGCGAAGCGCTCCGGTCATCCACAAGCGAAATACACCCGGAACCCACAAGCGAAATACACGCACCAACGAGAAGCCAATTACACTTACGATCCACAAGGAATTTGACCACACAAGCCTCTGTACGTTCACGAGGATCGACGGACATACATGAGACAGATATGGATGAAAGTAAATATTCCTCTTTAACCAAGCTGGAATTAATACTACAACGAAGCAGCCGGAAAGCTTTGCTTATCATGCTTGGCTTGACTATGATACAACATCTTACCGGAAACCCCAAGGCTACGCAGTATCTGGAGACGTTGCTTAGCCAAAAAAGTATCGTTATCCATCCATACGGAGCGACGTTGGTCCAGATTGTCTGCCTTATATCTGGCGCTTTTACCCTCTCAACAGTGGAATTCGTTGGAAGAAGAAGACTTCTGTTTCTGTCTACGACTGGGTCGTGTCTTACATTGCTGATTCTAgaagtttatcaattgttaGCTGAACATAAGTATGACGAATCCGACGTCTCTGCTCTTCCAGTTGTCGActtaattataaatcaaatagTGTTTCAAATTGGTTTAGGCACGATACCCAATGTTCTCCTATGCGAGTTATTTCCTACGAAAATAACGGGGGTTGTTGCTGCCATCATTCTGATTTTCAATTGTATAGTTGGTTTTATCATGCCGAAACTGTATAAAGTGATGACCGATGATATAGGATTGGAGTTGAATTACCATATCATCGTGCTATCATGCTTCTTTGCATTTATGTTGGTAGAATTATGGATACcggaaacaaaaggaaaaacatTTCAGGAGATTGAAGCGCTTCTACTTGGTAGAAAGTTGAATTCTTCGAGAGTAGAAGTTAGATCCGATGATGAAATGGATACTCATAATATATGA
- the LOC100649711 gene encoding facilitated trehalose transporter Tret1 isoform X4, with protein MSQRSTIRRRSFESENIYSAPSSVVRESPIPIDPVWRQCLAAGIATLTMVIVGTVYGWTKTSLDHLTSGTTDMPLTLTHDEYSWIVSLTVPGSIIGSLVGALLADRCGRKCCLLLCCTIFTLGWFIIYYATTVSSLYLARVIHGIGVGIAYTINPMFVSEIADIHIRGVLGSLISVNVYAGSMLTCVLGVWLTYESLLLVLAIGSFICILLNTYYPETPYFLVTKGKMKQADKSIAYYKGIVDPQIADIELRTLRAQARYDFYPQSRYALQEQSSSALQSESVFTVHSEFIREEHPQPTGEVRLQPSRELHSQSTSEIHRPSTSEIHRPSTSEIHRPSLSEALRSSTSEIHRPSTSEIHRSSLSEALRSSTSEIHPEPTSEIHAPTRSQLHLRSTRNLTTQASVRSRGSTDIHETDMDESKYSSLTKLELILQRSSRKALLIMLGLTMIQHLTGNPKATQYLETLLSQKSIVIHPYGATLVQIVCLISGAFTLSTVEFVGRRRLLFLSTTGSCLTLLILEVYQLLAEHKYDESDVSALPVVDLIINQIVFQIGLGTIPNVLLCELFPTKITGVVAAIILIFNCIVGFIMPKLYKVMTDDIGLELNYHIIVLSCFFAFMLVELWIPETKGKTFQEIEALLLGRKLNSSRVEVRSDDEMDTHNI; from the exons ATGTCCCAGCGTTCAACG ATTCGCAGGAGATCGTTTGAGAGCGAAAATATATATTCTGCCCCATCATCGGTGGTAAGAGAATCTCCTATTCCCATCGACCCAGTATGGCGGCAATGCTTAGCAGCTGGTATTG CTACGCTAACCATGGTCATAGTCGGTACAGTCTACGGATGGACAAAGACTTCACTTGACCATCTAACATCTGGGACCACTGACATGCCGCTAACGTTAACACACGACGAATATTCATGGATCGTTTCTTTGACAGTACCTGGTTCGATAATCGGTTCACTTGTGGGTGCCCTGTTGGCCGATCGCTGCGGTCGTAAATGTTGCCTCCTTTTATGCTGTACAATTTTCACCTTAGGCTGGTTCATCATCTACTATGCAACTACGGTGTCAAGTCTATACCTTGCTCGGGTGATTCACGGTATAGGCGTTGGTATTGCCTACACGATAAATCCCATGTTCGTGTCAGAAATCGCCGACATCCACATCAGAGGCGTACTAGGTTCTCTAATCTCAGTGAACGTATATGCCGGGTCGATGTTAACCTGCGTCCTAGGAGTCTGGCTGACGTATGAGTCACTCCTGTTGGTTCTTGCAATAGGATCCTTTATATGCATCTTGCTGAACACATATTATCCTGAAACTCCATATTTCTTGGTGACAAAAGGTAAAATGAAGCAAGCAGACAAGTCGATAGCATATTACAAAGGCATCGTAGATCCCCAAATAGCGGATATCGAACTACGTACTCTACGCGCACAAGCCAGATATGACTTTTACCCACAATCCAGGTATGCATTACAAGAACAATCCAGTAGTGCTTTACAGTCAGAATCCGTGTTCACAGTACACTCAGAATTCATAAGGGAAGAACACCCGCAACCCACAGGTGAAGTACGCTTACAACCCTCGCGCGAATTACACTCTCAATCCACAAGCGAA ATACACCGGCCATCCACAAGCGAAATACACCGGCCATCCACAAGCGAAATACACCGACCTTCCTTAAGCGAAGCGCTCCGGTCATCCACAAGCGAAATACACCGGCCATCCACAAGCGAAATACACCGATCTTCCTTAAGCGAAGCGCTCCGGTCATCCACAAGCGAAATACACCCGGAACCCACAAGCGAAATACACGCACCAACGAGAAGCCAATTACACTTACGATCCACAAGGAATTTGACCACACAAGCCTCTGTACGTTCACGAGGATCGACGGACATACATGAGACAGATATGGATGAAAGTAAATATTCCTCTTTAACCAAGCTGGAATTAATACTACAACGAAGCAGCCGGAAAGCTTTGCTTATCATGCTTGGCTTGACTATGATACAACATCTTACCGGAAACCCCAAGGCTACGCAGTATCTGGAGACGTTGCTTAGCCAAAAAAGTATCGTTATCCATCCATACGGAGCGACGTTGGTCCAGATTGTCTGCCTTATATCTGGCGCTTTTACCCTCTCAACAGTGGAATTCGTTGGAAGAAGAAGACTTCTGTTTCTGTCTACGACTGGGTCGTGTCTTACATTGCTGATTCTAgaagtttatcaattgttaGCTGAACATAAGTATGACGAATCCGACGTCTCTGCTCTTCCAGTTGTCGActtaattataaatcaaatagTGTTTCAAATTGGTTTAGGCACGATACCCAATGTTCTCCTATGCGAGTTATTTCCTACGAAAATAACGGGGGTTGTTGCTGCCATCATTCTGATTTTCAATTGTATAGTTGGTTTTATCATGCCGAAACTGTATAAAGTGATGACCGATGATATAGGATTGGAGTTGAATTACCATATCATCGTGCTATCATGCTTCTTTGCATTTATGTTGGTAGAATTATGGATACcggaaacaaaaggaaaaacatTTCAGGAGATTGAAGCGCTTCTACTTGGTAGAAAGTTGAATTCTTCGAGAGTAGAAGTTAGATCCGATGATGAAATGGATACTCATAATATATGA
- the LOC100649711 gene encoding sugar transporter ERD6-like 6 isoform X2 has product MVIVGTVYGWTKTSLDHLTSGTTDMPLTLTHDEYSWIVSLTVPGSIIGSLVGALLADRCGRKCCLLLCCTIFTLGWFIIYYATTVSSLYLARVIHGIGVGIAYTINPMFVSEIADIHIRGVLGSLISVNVYAGSMLTCVLGVWLTYESLLLVLAIGSFICILLNTYYPETPYFLVTKGKMKQADKSIAYYKGIVDPQIADIELRTLRAQARYDFYPQSRYALQEQSSSALQSESVFTVHSEFIREEHPQPTGEVRLQPSRELHSQSTSEIHRPSTSEIHRPSTSEIHRPSTSEIYRPSTSEIHLEPTSEMYRQSTSQVQPEPRSEMQEPSTSQIHRPSTSQTYRPSLIEVHRPPTSQIYRPPTSQIHRPSTSEIHRPSTSEIHRPSLSEALRSSTSEIHRPSTSEIHRSSLSEALRSSTSEIHPEPTSEIHAPTRSQLHLRSTRNLTTQASVRSRGSTDIHETDMDESKYSSLTKLELILQRSSRKALLIMLGLTMIQHLTGNPKATQYLETLLSQKSIVIHPYGATLVQIVCLISGAFTLSTVEFVGRRRLLFLSTTGSCLTLLILEVYQLLAEHKYDESDVSALPVVDLIINQIVFQIGLGTIPNVLLCELFPTKITGVVAAIILIFNCIVGFIMPKLYKVMTDDIGLELNYHIIVLSCFFAFMLVELWIPETKGKTFQEIEALLLGRKLNSSRVEVRSDDEMDTHNI; this is encoded by the coding sequence ATGGTCATAGTCGGTACAGTCTACGGATGGACAAAGACTTCACTTGACCATCTAACATCTGGGACCACTGACATGCCGCTAACGTTAACACACGACGAATATTCATGGATCGTTTCTTTGACAGTACCTGGTTCGATAATCGGTTCACTTGTGGGTGCCCTGTTGGCCGATCGCTGCGGTCGTAAATGTTGCCTCCTTTTATGCTGTACAATTTTCACCTTAGGCTGGTTCATCATCTACTATGCAACTACGGTGTCAAGTCTATACCTTGCTCGGGTGATTCACGGTATAGGCGTTGGTATTGCCTACACGATAAATCCCATGTTCGTGTCAGAAATCGCCGACATCCACATCAGAGGCGTACTAGGTTCTCTAATCTCAGTGAACGTATATGCCGGGTCGATGTTAACCTGCGTCCTAGGAGTCTGGCTGACGTATGAGTCACTCCTGTTGGTTCTTGCAATAGGATCCTTTATATGCATCTTGCTGAACACATATTATCCTGAAACTCCATATTTCTTGGTGACAAAAGGTAAAATGAAGCAAGCAGACAAGTCGATAGCATATTACAAAGGCATCGTAGATCCCCAAATAGCGGATATCGAACTACGTACTCTACGCGCACAAGCCAGATATGACTTTTACCCACAATCCAGGTATGCATTACAAGAACAATCCAGTAGTGCTTTACAGTCAGAATCCGTGTTCACAGTACACTCAGAATTCATAAGGGAAGAACACCCGCAACCCACAGGTGAAGTACGCTTACAACCCTCGCGCGAATTACACTCTCAATCCACAAGCGAAATACACCGGCCATCCACAAGCGAAATACACCGGCCATCCACAAGCGAAATACACCGGCCATCCACAAGCGAAATATACCGACCATCCACAAGCGAAATACACCTAGAACCCACAAGCGAGATGTACCGACAATCCACAAGCCAGGTACAGCCAGAACCCAGAAGCGAAATGCAAGAACCATCCACAAGTCAAATACATCGACCATCTACAAGCCAAACGTACCGACCATCCTTAATTGAAGTGCACCGACCACCTACAAGCCAAATATACCGACCACCTACAAGCCAAATACACCGGCCATCCACAAGCGAAATACACCGGCCATCCACAAGCGAAATACACCGACCTTCCTTAAGCGAAGCGCTCCGGTCATCCACAAGCGAAATACACCGGCCATCCACAAGCGAAATACACCGATCTTCCTTAAGCGAAGCGCTCCGGTCATCCACAAGCGAAATACACCCGGAACCCACAAGCGAAATACACGCACCAACGAGAAGCCAATTACACTTACGATCCACAAGGAATTTGACCACACAAGCCTCTGTACGTTCACGAGGATCGACGGACATACATGAGACAGATATGGATGAAAGTAAATATTCCTCTTTAACCAAGCTGGAATTAATACTACAACGAAGCAGCCGGAAAGCTTTGCTTATCATGCTTGGCTTGACTATGATACAACATCTTACCGGAAACCCCAAGGCTACGCAGTATCTGGAGACGTTGCTTAGCCAAAAAAGTATCGTTATCCATCCATACGGAGCGACGTTGGTCCAGATTGTCTGCCTTATATCTGGCGCTTTTACCCTCTCAACAGTGGAATTCGTTGGAAGAAGAAGACTTCTGTTTCTGTCTACGACTGGGTCGTGTCTTACATTGCTGATTCTAgaagtttatcaattgttaGCTGAACATAAGTATGACGAATCCGACGTCTCTGCTCTTCCAGTTGTCGActtaattataaatcaaatagTGTTTCAAATTGGTTTAGGCACGATACCCAATGTTCTCCTATGCGAGTTATTTCCTACGAAAATAACGGGGGTTGTTGCTGCCATCATTCTGATTTTCAATTGTATAGTTGGTTTTATCATGCCGAAACTGTATAAAGTGATGACCGATGATATAGGATTGGAGTTGAATTACCATATCATCGTGCTATCATGCTTCTTTGCATTTATGTTGGTAGAATTATGGATACcggaaacaaaaggaaaaacatTTCAGGAGATTGAAGCGCTTCTACTTGGTAGAAAGTTGAATTCTTCGAGAGTAGAAGTTAGATCCGATGATGAAATGGATACTCATAATATATGA